The following proteins come from a genomic window of Cyanobacterium stanieri LEGE 03274:
- a CDS encoding Fur family transcriptional regulator has product MQPEGATENTIQSLKDALNRCQELGMRVSRQRRFILELLWSRQDHLSAKQVYDLLSQQGKHIAPTSVYQNLEALSHHGIIECVDRHDGRLYGNVTDGHSHVNIIDTNKIINVNVELPPELIEQIEQQTGVKVVNYRVDFFGYRNQN; this is encoded by the coding sequence ATGCAGCCAGAAGGGGCAACGGAAAATACTATTCAATCCCTCAAAGATGCCCTTAATCGTTGTCAGGAATTGGGCATGAGAGTATCTAGGCAAAGAAGATTTATTTTGGAGTTGTTGTGGTCACGGCAGGATCATTTAAGTGCTAAACAAGTATATGATCTTCTCAGTCAACAGGGTAAACATATTGCACCTACGTCGGTTTATCAAAATTTGGAAGCTCTTTCTCACCATGGCATCATTGAGTGTGTGGATAGACACGATGGCAGATTATACGGTAATGTTACGGATGGACATAGTCATGTCAATATCATTGATACCAATAAAATTATTAATGTCAATGTGGAGTTACCTCCTGAGTTGATTGAGCAAATAGAACAACAGACGGGGGTAAAGGTTGTAAATTATCGTGTGGACTTTTTTGGCTATCGTAATCAAAATTAA
- a CDS encoding DUF3685 domain-containing protein, translated as MKNDANVNILLIDDDPVFRLGLIALIQGESNSNIRILAQGKMADTLPLLKENPADLLLVSLDLAVEPGRMKSLLGLSRKLADSYPNVPIFLITPWGSDENIKTIANVRGCCPRNIAIPELIKGIKICARGKSYFVNIKNKNRRFIGGWLYRQCELGLREIERGIREVNFHLRNSSLSPLDVLFWQGRRRELRFVRWLVSQFVATPDGMLNSSMDDEELLGESDSVVSLPASRVDSAMVVGGDDEVDYEDLIIKKIGGSLSNKTGLFLEIDVLRGDKKKELFLLIFKEFKQLVLELKTLGLRESEVIERELSILRELWQGVVTKFLGRYVALDSGDSRLVDFKETVLKEGQFLVANSFISVPFFDQLLLYSVLGKDFFIDGQVYDYQGKSACEIEQILMENVLVAIACSTMQFTLNNLSESQPIKHNLFKQEWKSSRKIAMFRNNLAWKYKREKYWQIPRNIFEDEYQILKLGYQGIIKTKISHPRHQELNSLTGVPWLITMMIEFVDSITRGLQAIADILGKAVVFILTEIIGRGIGLIGKGIIQGIGNKIKP; from the coding sequence ATGAAAAATGATGCTAATGTCAACATTTTGTTGATAGATGATGATCCTGTTTTTCGTCTTGGTTTAATTGCTTTAATTCAGGGGGAGAGTAATTCTAATATTAGAATTTTGGCGCAGGGTAAAATGGCGGATACTTTACCTTTGTTGAAGGAAAATCCTGCGGATTTGTTGTTGGTGTCTTTGGATTTGGCGGTTGAACCTGGGAGGATGAAAAGTTTGCTCGGTTTGAGCCGTAAGTTAGCAGATTCTTATCCTAATGTGCCTATTTTTTTGATTACTCCTTGGGGGAGTGATGAAAATATCAAAACTATTGCTAATGTTAGGGGTTGTTGTCCTCGAAATATTGCAATTCCTGAGCTAATTAAGGGTATTAAAATATGTGCTAGGGGTAAGAGTTATTTTGTTAATATTAAAAATAAAAATCGTCGCTTTATTGGTGGTTGGCTTTATCGTCAATGTGAGCTGGGTTTGAGGGAAATTGAAAGGGGTATTAGGGAAGTTAATTTTCATTTAAGGAATAGTAGTTTATCTCCTCTTGATGTACTTTTTTGGCAGGGCAGAAGGAGGGAGTTAAGGTTTGTAAGGTGGTTGGTGAGTCAGTTTGTGGCGACTCCTGATGGGATGTTAAATAGTTCTATGGACGATGAGGAGTTGTTGGGAGAGTCTGATTCTGTGGTTAGTTTACCTGCGTCACGGGTTGATTCTGCGATGGTTGTGGGTGGAGATGATGAGGTAGATTATGAAGATTTAATTATTAAAAAAATTGGCGGTTCTTTGAGTAACAAAACTGGATTATTTTTAGAGATTGATGTTTTAAGGGGGGATAAAAAAAAGGAACTTTTTTTGTTAATATTTAAGGAGTTTAAGCAGTTAGTTTTAGAGTTAAAAACTTTGGGTTTAAGGGAGAGTGAAGTTATTGAGAGAGAGTTATCTATTCTTCGGGAGTTGTGGCAGGGGGTTGTTACGAAGTTTTTGGGGCGATATGTGGCGTTAGATAGTGGTGATAGTAGGTTGGTGGATTTTAAGGAGACTGTTTTGAAGGAGGGACAATTTTTGGTGGCAAATAGTTTTATTAGTGTCCCTTTTTTTGATCAATTATTGTTATATTCTGTGTTAGGGAAGGACTTTTTTATTGATGGTCAAGTTTATGATTATCAGGGTAAGTCAGCTTGTGAAATTGAACAAATTTTGATGGAAAATGTGTTAGTGGCGATCGCCTGTAGCACCATGCAATTTACCTTAAATAATTTATCAGAATCCCAACCGATTAAACATAATCTTTTCAAACAAGAATGGAAATCATCCCGTAAGATAGCTATGTTTCGGAACAATTTAGCATGGAAATATAAAAGGGAAAAATATTGGCAAATCCCTCGTAACATTTTTGAAGACGAATATCAAATCTTAAAACTAGGTTATCAAGGTATTATCAAAACAAAAATCAGTCATCCACGACACCAAGAATTAAACTCCCTAACTGGTGTTCCTTGGTTAATTACCATGATGATTGAATTTGTAGATAGTATTACAAGGGGATTACAGGCGATCGCCGATATACTTGGAAAAGCAGTAGTCTTTATTCTCACAGAAATTATAGGTAGGGGAATAGGCTTAATCGGCAAAGGGATAATACAAGGAATCGGCAACAAAATCAAACCCTAA
- a CDS encoding serine/threonine-protein kinase, with amino-acid sequence MIISYCVNPECPNPKNHPKLKNCNTCGCSLILNKRYRVIKRLGKGGFGATFVGVDLIKKDDPLCVVKQLRPIVDDPQAFKMALSLFKREAKTLAKINHPQIPKLLNHFVDDEKFYVIQELINGDNLQKEVKEKGVYGELGVKRFLAEIVPILQYLHSEKVIHRDIKPANILRRKKDGKLILIDFGAVKDQVNTQLAQTYGQTALTQFAVGTMGYAPPEQMAMRPIYASDIYALGATCLYLLTGKSPKKFERDSETGDLVWENEVNISPSFKKVLGKMLMPNVKERYKTAEELLKGLDVAPFEQSLNQSFITVIQSADKGSDDVSTTDLSATQTGDVTMSPTQQLRQAIQKRKKKTNNIVIKWDDESFRAAYNGGKKDFSEQELNNINLTGVKLSKFVFRYAQLEGAIFIESNLAQSNFYSSNLQGANFSNANLAQAYFAKSELRDADFRGANLQGADFTNANLADANFCGANLKNVKVSQNQLKDARVNWATVFPDGGRRWWKLF; translated from the coding sequence ATGATTATTAGTTATTGTGTCAACCCTGAATGTCCTAACCCCAAAAACCATCCTAAGCTCAAAAACTGTAATACTTGTGGTTGTAGTTTAATTCTCAATAAACGCTATCGAGTCATCAAAAGATTGGGTAAGGGAGGCTTCGGGGCTACCTTTGTGGGGGTGGATTTAATTAAAAAAGATGATCCCCTTTGTGTAGTAAAACAGTTACGACCCATTGTAGATGATCCTCAAGCCTTTAAAATGGCTCTTAGTTTATTTAAGAGGGAAGCCAAAACCTTAGCTAAAATTAATCATCCTCAGATACCTAAGTTACTTAATCATTTTGTGGACGATGAGAAGTTTTATGTTATTCAAGAGTTGATTAATGGTGATAATCTGCAAAAGGAAGTTAAGGAAAAAGGGGTATATGGAGAGTTGGGGGTTAAAAGATTTTTAGCGGAAATCGTACCGATTTTACAATATTTACATTCAGAAAAAGTAATCCATCGAGATATTAAACCCGCTAATATCCTGCGCCGTAAAAAGGATGGTAAATTGATTTTAATTGATTTTGGAGCAGTAAAGGATCAGGTTAATACCCAATTAGCTCAAACCTATGGACAAACTGCCCTCACTCAATTTGCGGTGGGTACCATGGGTTATGCTCCCCCTGAACAAATGGCGATGCGCCCCATTTATGCCAGTGATATATATGCCCTTGGGGCTACTTGTCTCTATCTGTTGACGGGCAAGTCTCCCAAAAAGTTTGAACGGGATTCGGAAACCGGAGATCTTGTTTGGGAAAATGAGGTTAATATTAGTCCTAGTTTTAAGAAGGTGCTGGGTAAAATGTTGATGCCCAATGTGAAGGAGCGCTACAAGACTGCTGAGGAGTTGTTAAAGGGTTTAGATGTTGCACCTTTTGAGCAGAGTTTGAACCAAAGTTTTATAACGGTTATTCAATCTGCGGATAAGGGTTCGGATGATGTTTCGACTACTGATTTATCTGCCACTCAGACGGGGGATGTGACGATGTCTCCTACCCAACAACTACGACAGGCAATTCAAAAAAGAAAGAAAAAGACTAATAATATTGTTATTAAGTGGGATGATGAGAGTTTTAGGGCTGCCTACAATGGGGGCAAGAAGGATTTTAGTGAGCAGGAGTTGAATAATATTAATTTGACGGGGGTTAAGTTGAGTAAGTTTGTTTTTCGCTATGCTCAATTGGAAGGGGCGATTTTTATTGAGAGTAATTTGGCCCAGAGTAATTTTTATAGTTCTAATTTACAGGGGGCTAATTTTTCTAATGCTAATTTAGCTCAGGCTTATTTTGCTAAGAGTGAGTTACGGGATGCTGATTTTCGAGGGGCTAATCTACAGGGGGCTGATTTTACTAATGCAAATCTAGCGGATGCTAATTTTTGCGGGGCTAATTTAAAGAATGTCAAGGTTAGTCAAAATCAGTTGAAGGATGCTAGGGTTAATTGGGCTACGGTGTTTCCCGATGGGGGGCGCCGTTGGTGGAAGTTGTTTTAG
- a CDS encoding serine/threonine-protein kinase, translating into MSVIYCLNPHCENPQNDTKTRKCRSCGSHLILHKRYVAIKKIGKGGFGTTYLAVDMGNKNQYCVIKQLDPASANPDSYSTALDLFNREAKTMAKLEHAQIPKLIDYFEEKEQFYLIQDFILGRDLEREVKKGRIYQESSAKNFLRSMLPVLEYIHSRKVIHRDIKPGNILREKESKKLFLIDFGAVKEEVNTKLMNANPQSAFTKISVGTMGFAPPEQLAMRPVYSSDVYALGATCIFLLTGKAPKDLCDAETGELAWENHTTVSSTFAKVLNKMLEIDVKKRFNSAKEVIEALDLVPYEQELAESMFFTTTTPKEENKPDEPQDSDSSSNLTTQNLADAIRKRREKQNQPLKQKISTPRVQVQKLQITSPEMIIQEYQRGNRNFSQQTLNGFDLEGLKLPGSSFSQSKLIGVNLQKANLYRTNLMGANFAQANLREAVLKRAELYKANLKNADLQGADLQKANLTEASLKDANLCGANLTEAKVDDEQLRLAKTNWRTILPNGKRRWW; encoded by the coding sequence ATGAGTGTTATTTATTGCCTTAATCCCCATTGCGAAAACCCCCAAAACGACACCAAAACAAGGAAATGCAGAAGTTGTGGATCTCATCTAATTCTCCATAAAAGATACGTCGCCATCAAAAAAATCGGTAAAGGAGGATTCGGCACCACCTATCTTGCCGTGGACATGGGCAATAAAAATCAATACTGCGTCATCAAACAACTAGACCCAGCCTCCGCCAACCCCGACTCCTACAGCACCGCTCTTGACTTATTCAATCGGGAAGCCAAAACCATGGCAAAACTAGAACATGCCCAAATTCCCAAACTTATCGATTACTTTGAAGAAAAAGAACAATTCTACCTCATTCAAGACTTTATCCTAGGACGAGACTTAGAAAGAGAAGTTAAAAAAGGCAGAATCTATCAAGAATCCTCCGCCAAAAACTTCCTCCGTAGTATGCTCCCCGTACTAGAATATATCCACTCCCGTAAAGTTATCCACCGAGACATCAAACCGGGTAATATCCTGAGGGAAAAAGAAAGCAAAAAACTTTTTCTCATCGACTTCGGGGCCGTCAAAGAAGAAGTTAACACCAAACTCATGAACGCCAACCCCCAGAGTGCCTTTACTAAAATTTCTGTCGGGACTATGGGCTTTGCACCCCCCGAACAACTAGCCATGCGCCCCGTTTACTCCAGCGATGTTTATGCCCTTGGAGCAACCTGCATTTTCCTACTCACAGGGAAAGCCCCCAAAGACTTATGCGACGCCGAAACAGGGGAACTAGCATGGGAAAACCATACCACCGTCAGTAGTACCTTTGCCAAAGTCTTAAATAAAATGCTCGAAATTGATGTTAAGAAAAGATTTAACTCCGCTAAGGAAGTCATCGAAGCCCTAGACTTAGTACCCTACGAACAAGAATTGGCAGAAAGTATGTTCTTTACTACCACTACCCCCAAAGAAGAAAATAAACCCGATGAACCACAAGACAGCGATTCTAGTTCCAATTTAACCACCCAAAACCTAGCCGATGCCATTCGTAAGAGAAGGGAAAAACAAAATCAACCCCTTAAACAAAAAATATCTACCCCCAGAGTTCAAGTTCAAAAACTACAAATAACCTCCCCAGAAATGATTATCCAAGAATATCAACGGGGTAATCGTAACTTTAGCCAACAAACCTTAAATGGTTTTGATTTAGAAGGTTTAAAATTACCAGGCTCTAGTTTTTCTCAAAGTAAATTAATTGGGGTAAACTTACAAAAAGCCAACCTCTATCGTACTAATCTCATGGGGGCAAATTTTGCCCAAGCAAACCTACGGGAAGCTGTTTTAAAACGAGCCGAACTATATAAAGCTAACCTGAAAAATGCTGACTTACAAGGCGCTGATTTACAAAAGGCCAATCTCACAGAAGCTAGTCTCAAAGATGCCAATCTCTGTGGGGCTAATCTCACGGAAGCAAAGGTTGATGATGAGCAATTACGCCTTGCCAAAACTAACTGGAGAACTATCTTACCCAATGGTAAACGACGTTGGTGGTAG
- a CDS encoding sugar phosphate nucleotidyltransferase → MKAMILAAGKGTRIRPITHTIPKPLIPILQKPVMEFLLELLRQHGFDEVMVNVSHLAEQIESYFRDGQRFGVQIGYSFEGSIVDGELVGNALGSAGGIKRIQEFNPFFDDTFVVLCGDALIDLDLTEVVRRHKEKGAIATVVTKSVPREAVPSYGVVVTDDDGKILTFQEKPSVEEALSTEINTGIYIFEPEVIDYIPPNQEYDIGGDLFPRLVELGLPFYGVNMDFEWVDIGKVPDYWQAIRSVLSGEIKNVDIPGKEIKPGVYTGVNVSINWDKVDITGPVYIGGMTHIEDGAKIVGPAMIGPNCWICEGATVDNSVIFEYSRLGRGVRLVDKLVFGRYCVDKTGSAIDVKEAALDWLITDSRQNCPTHLERVKAISELINFRY, encoded by the coding sequence ATGAAAGCAATGATTTTGGCGGCGGGGAAAGGTACTCGTATTCGTCCTATTACCCATACTATTCCTAAACCTTTGATTCCTATTTTACAAAAACCTGTGATGGAGTTTTTGTTGGAGTTGTTGAGGCAACATGGTTTTGATGAGGTTATGGTTAATGTGAGCCATTTGGCCGAGCAGATTGAGAGTTATTTTCGTGATGGGCAAAGGTTTGGGGTGCAGATTGGTTATTCTTTTGAAGGGAGTATTGTGGATGGTGAGTTGGTGGGTAATGCGTTAGGTTCGGCTGGGGGGATTAAGCGGATTCAAGAGTTTAATCCTTTTTTTGATGATACTTTTGTGGTGTTGTGTGGGGATGCTTTGATTGATCTTGATTTGACTGAGGTGGTGCGACGGCATAAGGAAAAAGGGGCGATCGCAACGGTGGTAACTAAGTCAGTGCCTAGGGAGGCAGTGCCGAGTTATGGGGTGGTGGTAACGGATGATGATGGCAAAATTTTAACGTTTCAGGAAAAGCCATCGGTGGAAGAAGCGCTGAGCACGGAAATTAATACGGGTATTTATATTTTTGAACCGGAGGTTATTGATTATATTCCTCCGAATCAGGAATATGATATTGGGGGTGATTTATTCCCTCGTTTGGTGGAGTTGGGTTTGCCTTTTTATGGGGTAAATATGGATTTTGAGTGGGTGGATATTGGTAAGGTGCCGGATTATTGGCAGGCGATTCGCTCGGTGTTATCTGGGGAAATTAAAAATGTGGATATTCCGGGTAAGGAGATTAAACCGGGGGTTTATACGGGGGTTAATGTGTCCATTAACTGGGATAAGGTGGATATTACTGGCCCTGTTTATATTGGGGGGATGACTCACATTGAGGATGGGGCAAAAATTGTTGGCCCGGCGATGATTGGCCCTAATTGTTGGATTTGTGAGGGGGCTACGGTGGATAATAGTGTTATTTTTGAGTATTCCCGTTTGGGTAGGGGGGTTCGTTTGGTGGACAAACTTGTTTTCGGTCGTTATTGTGTGGATAAGACGGGAAGTGCGATCGATGTTAAGGAGGCGGCGTTGGATTGGTTGATTACTGATTCTCGCCAAAATTGTCCCACTCATTTGGAAAGGGTGAAGGCGATTTCTGAGTTGATTAATTTTAGGTATTAA
- a CDS encoding RluA family pseudouridine synthase, translating into MTNELENNPQFRDFVVDTGKVRIDVWLAESLADLSRSRVQRLIEDGQVYVNDRICTQKKQVLRDGDKIHVHIPPAVPSHIEAQDIPLDILYEDEFLIIINKPANFVVHPAPGHSQGTLVNALLAHCPDLKGIGGVERPGIVHRLDKDTTGAIVVAKTEPVLHDLQAQIKAKTARREYLAVVYGSTHQDSGTIDLPIGRHPTQRKKMAVVSLEDGGKRAITHWQVKERLGNYSWLHFRLETGRTHQIRVHSTHMGHPIIGDQLYGSGHSVGVNLTGQALHAFCLTLVHPIFKEEIRAIAPIPPEMEKLVKVLKNRR; encoded by the coding sequence GTGACGAATGAGTTAGAAAACAATCCGCAGTTTCGAGATTTTGTGGTGGATACTGGCAAAGTCAGGATTGATGTTTGGTTAGCGGAAAGTTTGGCGGATTTATCACGCTCTCGGGTACAAAGGTTGATTGAGGATGGGCAGGTATATGTTAACGATCGCATTTGTACCCAAAAAAAGCAAGTGTTAAGGGATGGAGATAAAATCCATGTCCACATTCCCCCTGCTGTGCCGTCGCACATTGAAGCGCAAGATATTCCCCTTGATATTCTCTATGAGGATGAGTTTTTAATTATTATCAACAAACCTGCTAATTTTGTGGTACATCCTGCCCCTGGCCATAGTCAAGGTACTCTGGTTAATGCTTTGTTGGCTCATTGTCCCGATTTGAAGGGCATCGGTGGGGTGGAGCGCCCTGGTATTGTCCATCGTCTTGATAAGGATACCACAGGGGCGATCGTGGTGGCAAAAACTGAGCCTGTGTTACATGATTTACAAGCCCAAATTAAGGCTAAAACTGCCCGTCGGGAATATTTGGCCGTGGTATATGGTTCTACCCATCAAGATAGTGGTACAATTGATCTGCCCATCGGTCGTCATCCTACCCAACGGAAAAAGATGGCGGTAGTATCTTTGGAAGATGGGGGCAAAAGGGCCATTACCCATTGGCAGGTGAAGGAGAGGTTGGGTAATTATTCTTGGTTACATTTTCGCTTAGAAACGGGGCGCACCCACCAAATTCGAGTCCATAGCACCCATATGGGCCATCCTATTATCGGCGATCAATTATACGGCTCTGGGCATTCGGTGGGGGTAAATCTTACCGGACAAGCATTACACGCTTTTTGTCTTACCCTTGTTCACCCTATTTTTAAGGAGGAAATAAGGGCGATCGCACCTATCCCCCCAGAAATGGAAAAATTGGTTAAAGTTTTGAAGAATAGACGTTAA
- a CDS encoding MBL fold metallo-hydrolase: MQLTWFDSNSWLIEIGDKRILLDPWLVGSLTFGNLDWLFEGKKRNPQPIPSNIDFILLSQGLEDHAHPPTLKELDHNIKVIASPNASKVCQELGYQTIITLNHGESHIIDDTIEIKAVKGSPVGPTLVENGYIIKDLTNGDSIYYEPHGFHSQNLQTETGIKAIITPLTSIKIPLIGPVIKGQKNALEVCQWLKPEYILPTAAGGDIEFKGFLINLLKEEGSLDNFRSMLTGANLSTQVIEPKPYETVKLS; the protein is encoded by the coding sequence ATGCAACTAACGTGGTTTGACAGTAACTCATGGTTAATTGAGATTGGAGATAAAAGAATTTTACTAGATCCTTGGCTAGTAGGTAGTTTAACCTTTGGTAATTTAGATTGGTTATTTGAGGGAAAAAAACGTAATCCCCAACCCATACCCAGCAACATAGATTTTATTTTACTCTCCCAAGGGTTAGAAGATCATGCCCATCCACCTACCTTAAAAGAATTAGACCATAATATTAAAGTTATTGCTTCTCCCAATGCCAGTAAAGTTTGTCAGGAATTGGGTTATCAAACAATAATCACCCTCAACCATGGAGAAAGTCATATCATTGATGACACCATAGAAATTAAGGCGGTAAAAGGCTCTCCTGTGGGGCCTACTTTGGTGGAAAATGGTTATATTATCAAGGATTTAACCAACGGTGATTCTATCTATTATGAGCCCCACGGCTTCCACTCGCAAAATTTGCAAACTGAGACGGGTATTAAAGCCATTATTACCCCTCTAACCAGTATTAAGATACCCCTTATCGGTCCAGTGATTAAAGGGCAGAAAAATGCTTTAGAAGTGTGCCAGTGGCTTAAACCAGAATATATTTTACCCACTGCGGCGGGGGGTGACATTGAGTTTAAAGGGTTTTTGATTAATCTACTTAAGGAGGAGGGTAGTTTGGATAATTTTCGCTCTATGTTGACAGGGGCTAATCTATCTACTCAGGTAATTGAGCCGAAGCCCTATGAAACTGTTAAGTTAAGTTAG
- a CDS encoding RNB domain-containing ribonuclease, translating into MKSSITPRKFSYEQVNQASNVNLVEKINLARQQRPCVFGITIDDATTVDRDDAIWLIELDNNQFELQISITDVGALIPKNSPIDQEALKRVITLYHTNPNTPMLPVHISTNLGSLEEGKERLALTIFFTLDSQGNIIKFEIQETIFKNLRAFSYEEVENILKNPTTKKHDQLLVTIQKITQVLASQRKGKSGILTDDGYIDEDGNLIAENVNTHQLIAELMILTNTTIARLLAQEKIPALFRTQDVGIQDLDQAIKEMGHCLVPAIYSPCPLQHVGLALETYSHFTSPLRRFVDLVNHRIIKAYINKKSSPYNLDELQVIADYINDFHCQFKEDKSLYLSIKRKVDIANKYDHIKEQEIRSLSRDDFSELLEYFTSKKRLPELRIYIQERLNTLSLKDFYFIWFVARIDDFFYLDNLDTISILLIASQIKNITVNYEVKYNQKHKTYRAKCFINGLTTADFAEDVKKVKAKQTSALMAIKAYVNNQLVKDNKSKVLVNNAHRGEDKNVTAEENFSALLHEKIDSNSLTNDFLMEVEKKIDYLQPKDFYKLWFVAKINSFFGQQIDAVSVLLVRSQLDHVKVEYKIDKYPQQEGYYSFCYVDGLTTMHPAIDKKKSKAKQKSALNYIKAFLENNLTNSPQNPTIEDIKTEENHPSSPPIKSTVEKDYISLIHDLCQTNQMDYPEYKFIKIDNFFQCLITLNYRNKTIKSTGYGKSKKQAKQCASHVMMIQHNLHRSPE; encoded by the coding sequence ATGAAATCATCCATTACCCCCAGAAAATTTAGCTATGAACAAGTTAATCAGGCTTCTAATGTCAATTTAGTAGAAAAAATCAACCTCGCACGACAACAGCGCCCCTGTGTTTTTGGAATTACCATTGATGATGCCACCACCGTTGATAGAGATGATGCTATTTGGTTAATTGAATTGGATAATAATCAGTTTGAATTACAGATTAGTATCACTGACGTAGGTGCTTTAATTCCTAAAAATTCTCCCATCGATCAAGAGGCATTAAAAAGAGTAATTACCCTCTATCATACTAACCCTAATACTCCTATGTTACCTGTTCATATTAGTACCAATTTAGGATCATTGGAGGAAGGAAAAGAAAGACTAGCCCTGACAATTTTTTTTACCCTTGATAGTCAAGGCAACATTATAAAATTTGAGATACAAGAAACTATTTTTAAAAACTTAAGGGCTTTTAGTTATGAAGAAGTCGAAAATATTTTAAAAAATCCCACTACCAAAAAACATGATCAATTATTAGTCACAATTCAAAAAATTACCCAAGTATTAGCTAGTCAAAGAAAAGGTAAATCAGGTATCTTAACCGATGATGGTTACATTGATGAAGATGGTAATTTAATTGCTGAAAATGTGAATACCCATCAGTTAATTGCTGAATTAATGATCTTAACTAATACTACCATTGCCCGTTTATTAGCTCAAGAAAAAATTCCTGCTCTTTTCCGTACTCAAGATGTCGGTATTCAAGACTTAGATCAGGCTATCAAAGAAATGGGACATTGTCTAGTTCCGGCTATTTATAGCCCCTGTCCTTTACAACACGTGGGTTTAGCCCTAGAAACTTATTCTCATTTTACTAGCCCCCTTCGACGTTTTGTTGATTTGGTTAATCATCGCATTATTAAAGCATATATTAATAAAAAATCTTCTCCCTATAATCTTGATGAGTTACAAGTTATTGCTGATTATATTAATGATTTTCACTGTCAATTTAAGGAAGATAAATCTCTTTATCTAAGTATTAAGAGAAAAGTAGATATAGCTAATAAATATGACCATATTAAGGAGCAAGAGATTAGAAGTTTATCTAGGGATGATTTTTCTGAATTATTAGAATACTTTACTTCTAAAAAACGTTTACCTGAACTAAGAATTTATATCCAAGAAAGGCTTAATACTTTATCTCTAAAGGATTTTTATTTTATCTGGTTTGTGGCTAGAATTGATGACTTTTTTTATTTAGATAATCTCGATACTATATCTATATTATTAATTGCCTCTCAAATCAAAAATATTACTGTTAATTATGAGGTTAAATATAATCAAAAACATAAAACCTATCGGGCAAAATGTTTTATAAATGGTTTAACTACCGCTGATTTTGCAGAAGATGTCAAAAAAGTTAAGGCTAAACAAACTTCTGCCCTCATGGCTATTAAGGCATATGTTAATAATCAGTTAGTTAAAGATAATAAATCTAAGGTTTTAGTTAATAATGCTCATCGGGGGGAAGATAAAAATGTGACGGCTGAAGAAAATTTTTCAGCTTTATTACATGAAAAAATCGATAGTAATTCTTTAACTAATGATTTTTTAATGGAGGTAGAAAAGAAGATTGATTATTTACAACCAAAAGACTTTTATAAGTTATGGTTTGTGGCTAAGATAAATAGTTTTTTTGGTCAACAGATTGACGCTGTATCAGTGTTGTTAGTGCGATCGCAATTAGACCATGTCAAAGTAGAATATAAAATAGATAAGTATCCTCAACAGGAGGGATACTATAGTTTTTGCTATGTAGATGGTTTAACCACTATGCACCCTGCCATCGATAAAAAAAAGAGTAAAGCCAAACAAAAGTCAGCTCTCAACTATATTAAAGCCTTCTTAGAAAATAATTTAACCAACAGTCCTCAAAATCCTACCATAGAAGATATTAAAACAGAGGAAAACCACCCATCTTCCCCCCCCATAAAATCCACCGTTGAAAAAGATTATATATCCCTAATTCATGATCTTTGTCAAACAAATCAAATGGATTATCCCGAATATAAATTCATCAAAATAGATAACTTTTTCCAATGCCTTATTACCCTTAATTATCGTAATAAAACCATCAAATCCACAGGTTATGGCAAAAGTAAAAAACAAGCCAAACAATGTGCCTCCCATGTGATGATGATTCAACACAACCTCCATCGTTCTCCGGAATAA